In Gopherus flavomarginatus isolate rGopFla2 chromosome 1, rGopFla2.mat.asm, whole genome shotgun sequence, a single genomic region encodes these proteins:
- the POU3F3 gene encoding POU domain, class 3, transcription factor 3 codes for MATAASNPYLPSNSILAAGSIVHSDSGGGGMQPGSVAVTSVSGGYRGDPSVKMVQSDFMQGAMAASNGGHMLSHAHQWVTALPHAAAAAAAAAAAAVEAGSPWSTSPVGMSGSPQQQQQQQQPDVKGSSGRDDLHGGTALHHRPPHLGPPHQGHPGAWGATTAAHLPSMAGGQQQQSLIYSQPGGFTVNGMLSPPPGSQSLVHPGLVRGDTPELGDHPSHHHHHHHQHQHHQQHHGGVNSHDPHSDEDTPTSDDLEQFAKQFKQRRIKLGFTQADVGLALGTLYGNVFSQTTICRFEALQLSFKNMCKLKPLLNKWLEEADSSTGSPTSIDKIAAQGRKRKKRTSIEVSVKGALESHFLKCPKPSAQEITNLADSLQLEKEVVRVWFCNRRQKEKRMTPPGIQQQTPDDVYSQVGNVNSDTPPPHHGLQTSVQ; via the coding sequence ATGGCCACCGCGGCTTCTAACCCTTACCTCCCCAGCAACAGCATCCTGGCCGCCGGCTCCATCGTGCACTCGGACTCGGGAGGAGGGGGCATGCAGCCGGGCAGCGTCGCCGTCACCTCGGTCTCCGGCGGCTACCGGGGCGACCCCTCCGTCAAAATGGTCCAAAGTGACTTCATGCAGGGAGCAATGGCTGCTAGCAACGGCGGCCATATGCTGAGCCATGCCCACCAGTGGGTGACAGCCCTGCCTCATGCAGCcgccgctgccgccgccgccgccgcagcCGCCGTGGAAGCCGGCTCGCCCTGGTCCACCAGCCCGGTGGGGATGAGCGgcagcccccagcagcagcagcagcagcagcagcccgatGTGAAAGGCAGCTCCGGCCGAGACGACCTGCACGGCGGCACGGCGCTACACCACAGGCCACCCCACCTGGGTCCCCCACACCAGGGCCACCCGGGCGCTTGGGGAGCCACCACCGCTGCCCACCTCCCGTCCATGGCCGGGGGACAGCAGCAGCAATCGCTCATCTATTCCCAGCCGGGGGGGTTCACTGTTAACGGGATGCTGAGCCCtccccctggcagccagagctTAGTGCACCCGGGATTGGTGAGAGGAGACACGCCAGAGCTGGGGGATCACCCcagccaccaccatcaccaccaccaccagcatcagcaccaccagcagcaccacGGCGGGGTCAACAGCCATGACCCCCACTCGGATGAGGACACGCCGACCTCGGATGACCTGGAGCAGTTCGCCAAGCAGTTCAAGCAGCGGCGGATAAAGCTGGGCTTCACGCAGGCAGATGTGGGCTTGGCCCTGGGCACCCTGTACGGGAACGTCTTCTCCCAGACCACCATCTGCAGGTTTGAGGCTCTGCAGCTCAGCTTCAAGAACATGTGCAAGCTCAAGCCTTTGTTGAACAAGTGGCTGGAGGAAGCCGACTCCTCCACGGGCAGCCCCACTAGCATCGACAAGATCGCAGCccagggcaggaagaggaagaagcGGACCTCCATCGAGGTGAGTGTCAAGGGGGCCTTGGAGAGTCACTTTCTGAAATGCCCCAAACCCTCCGCCCAGGAGATTACGAACCTAGCGGACAGTCTGCAGCTGGAAAAGGAGGTGGTCAGGGTTTGGTTTTGCAATCGGaggcagaaagagaaaaggaTGACCCCCCCGGGGATCCAGCAGCAGACCCCCGACGATGTCTACTCCCAGGTCGGCAACGTGAACTCCGACACGCCGCCCCCACACCATGGACTGCAAACAAGTGTGCAGTGA